The Cucumis melo cultivar AY chromosome 9, USDA_Cmelo_AY_1.0, whole genome shotgun sequence genome includes the window TTGCTCCGTGCTGCAGACATCATTTTCATCCTTTTTCTGACATTCGCACCAACcattttgtcttttagtgatGTGTCTAGTGATATGAATCACCTAAATTCATTTTTCCGATCGCCTGGTGGTTGCATGTCTCCTCTCCTGATGTTTGTCGTTTGGCTACTCTTCTCTTTTTCACCTAAAATTAACCTCATACATTAAGACATGAAAAAGCGTGATAAACAGGCATAAAACTCTTTTGCTACTTATATGCTAGTTGACTTATTTTATCTATTTAGCTAcgcattttcttcctttttcttgcATTCTGACttcattattctatctaaaaggctataattacttgtatttctataagttatcaCGTTACTAGTTTAACTTGTTGACATATCATGCATCTATCAATATGCTATCTCTGGCTTCATCCCATGCCACTAATAAGTTTTCTTCAAAGTTCtatacatcttggtgctacctagATGCATATCGTATGGTGAGTTGTGAGCTTCTTCTAAGATAGCAACCTTTAATTTTCTGAAACTCGAAACACATAGTCTGCCTTACTTAACTATGGCTTCATCTGACCTTAGCTAAAACTCGGCCTCTTAGCCTTACTTGGACTTTCCAAACCTTTACTGAACCTCGTTGTTTTCTAGCTGTCTTCTCACAATCTCAGTCACTAGAGAAGACCTAACCTAAAACTGAGCTAATAAGCTCCATGAACTCTCTATAGACATAACTGCCATAAAACTCTTTACCTCTTTCAACAAAGCTACTGGAATATCGCATAAGGCACTCTTCGAAGGTCTCGACTTAATATCCAATGAAAATCACTTGGAAATTAAGTATCACAACAATATATCAATCATATGACAATCAAATAGAAACAAGCTCACAATCACAGGCCAATCGAATAGAAATTATTGCGAATTACTTAATATGTAATAAAAAGCATAACAATTAGATAGAAATAATAACACAttattaaatatcaaataagaatcagataataaaaaaatacaaatgatCAGAAGCTAAATTAAAGATGAGTGTTGAAAATTGCAAAATATTTAGGTGTTTTAAGTTAAGGGCAATTGTGTAATTATGTCTAATGACATTTAGGTAAATTTTTCATGAGTGGCAATTATGTAAATTTAATCCCTTCATCATTTAAGGTCTTCAAATATAAAACAGAAGTTGCTGCAACATACCTAGAGAGATAAAAGCAAATTTATGCTGATTTTTGGGGGAGATTTTGAAGATGCCGCCATGGGTATTTTTGATTTGGCTTCAGGATAAAGTTTCAGATGACAAAGTCCTTGTTAAGTGGTTGGGATTTTCAATTTCGGCTTGATTTTCCACTGATTGTGGAAAATTTAAAATctaacaaaatcaaattcaCAGTCGATGGAACagggaagagaaagagaaagtgAAACTTGAGTTTTCACCGAATCAACTTgaaattcaattgatttttgaaaagacaaaaaaaggaagaaaataaatttgTGTGGTTATCGCAAAATCAGGATTCCCCCCAGCCAGCCCCTTGTGGATGTCGAAGCTGGACAACGGAAGGTAACTGAAATGCCTGGCCATCGATTGCCTCGTCTGGAGGATTAAGACTGGCTCGCAGGCTTTACTTGCTTGCTTGCAGGAAGTTCATATATCTCTTTTGCCTTAAAGAATCCAATTGCAACTCACACAGTAAGGAGAAAGAGGagctctcaaattctttgagcttTGTTTATTGACCTCTGTAATTCTTTGAGCTTTGCAATTATAAGGGTCCTCAatgagaataaagtcaaagactttgagtTTCACTCCTTCAAATTGAAAGGATAAGGACCCGCAAATTCTTTGGACCTACTCCACCTCTCCTTTTTAGTCGAGCTACTTTGCATCCTattattttgagtcgagttatttctaatttCAGGGAAAGGATGcaatttgagtacttttcatctGAGCCATCTTGACTCTCAAATTCCTTCTTCCCTTGATCTTCCCCGTCAAGCCTTCTTTCTTTAACTCAGCCTACTAGAATAAAGTAAAGGGAAAGTGTATGTATTTGAAACTATTGAGGgtagttttgtaatttaaaaacaTATTAAAAATCAACGTGATTTGCCACATTTGAAATATTGAAAAAGATGGTGATATGGATGCTAATATATTGATTATTTTTGCTGCTTGATGCAATTCTCCGATAAAGATTATTGCATTATGCATATTACAATAATGGAATATAACatattatttgaataatttaattactagaacactatttctctttttaaactaGATAGAATATTTTCTtagtaaattttcataaatataacgaACTACTAAAGTATTTGCGGCCCGTGCAACAAAGCctataaagttagccattttttaaatattccaggtttgcccttatGTCTTTCTTCTCCCATCCGCTACGATTTTTTCtcattgtctttctttctttcttcttctttttttttttccgctgcgatttctttccatcgtctttcttcttttttttcttttttttttacgtcatttagatttgggtaactaaatctgatttctttctatcgctgcgatttcttttcatcgtcttttttctttttctctatttttttacgtcgtttagattagagcaacaaaatctaaaagatcgtatataaagagtcttgaaaaaaatcatttagattgaagtagccaaatctaaatgaacgtgtaaaaaaaataaatgatcatgtaccaaaagaatttaaaaaatcatttagccaaatttaaacgatcatgtactaatgaaccttgaaaaaataaatgatcgtgtactaaaagaatcttgaaaaattttgtttagccaaatctaaatgaccgtgtagccaaatctaaacgaacaaatttaaatgatcgtataaccaaattaaataataaaattgaaaaaataaattgaaccaaatctaaatgacaaactatttacactttaCCTAAAACCAAGTGTAATGAGCTTTTGCCCTTTAGTGGTTTTTTTACCCGTAAATAGCTTGTGTTTTTTTTGTTATCCTTGGAAAATccctaaaataaaaattattatattatctaacttttcattttatttattatatgtccataaattactattaaaaaaagcattttcaaatatggcaataaaccaaaatacttataaaatatagcaaatttttagattctatcaaatATAGACATGGTTTAGTATCTATCATAGATAGAaatgatattttgctatattttataaatattttggggaaactttcataaatgtaacaaaacaccaaactatttatgacccgtataacaaaacccataaagttaacaattttttaaatatttcaggtttgtccttccatttttcttcttttccttgcgatttctttcatcagtctttcttcttttccttctttttttatgttgcgatttctttccattgtatttattcttttcctcttttttttttttgctacgatttctttccatcgtttttcttcttttctgattctttttaagtcgtttaatctttccatcatatttcttcttttcatctcttttttttgctatgatttctttccattgtctttcttctttttctttttttacgtcgtttaaatttgggtaaccaaatctaaatgaccgtaTACAccaaatagcaaaatctaaaagatcgtgtataaaattttttgaaaaaaaatcatttatattggagtagccaaatgtaaacggtcgtataaaaaaggtaaacgattgtgtaaaaaaaactcgtgtataaaaaatctcgaaaaaaatcatttagattggagtagccaaatgtaaacgatcgtgtaacaaaagtaagcgcgatcgtgtagacaaaaataaaaaatcgtgtataaaaaatctttaaaaaatcattttgattggagtagccaaatgtaagtgatcgtgtaaaaaaaagtaaacgatcgtataaaaaaaattatcgtttagagaaatctaaacaatcgtgtaccaatgcgttgttgacggcgtggttgacgaagcatttttggtattttacatggtgggcttctgggttttttttattttcagaattgttctatacagtgtaaatacttttcccctttgttatattttttgaaataccCTAATATTTTGAGTGATTTGCAATTTTTAATAgagaaattttaataaatataacaaactactaaaatatttacggtcgcgtaacaaaacccataaagttagccatttttaaatattacaggtttgccctttcgtttttcttctcctcttcgctgcgatttctttctattgtctttATTTCTTTCCTCTTCGTTGTTATTTCTTTCtctcgtctttcttcctttcatttttctctttttttgctacgatttctttacatcgtctttctacttggTAATCAAAtctgatttatttttattgtgtttcttctttttctcttattctttttcgctgtcatttctttctatcgtctttcttcttttcctttcgtttagattagggtaacaaaatctaaaagatcatgtataaatttttttgaaaatatcgtttagattgaagtagcaaaatatctaaacgatcgtgtaaaaaaaataaatgatcgtgtatcaaaagaattaaaaaaatcgtttagctaaatctaaaaccaaatctaaccaaattaaacgattgtgtaactaaattaaacaatttgtaactaaattaaacatttgtaaccaaattaaaccatagaattgaaaaaataaatcgtttatatttaacTATCTAAATTTAATACCAAACAATAAACAAATATCAgccattttttatatttttcattaggAACCACTTTTATTGTTAGATCCCTTTTTAATAATTTCCCTTAAGAAAAACTAATTAAAACCACAAAGGTAGACACACCAAAGTTTTCCACATTTAGTTCATCGTGGGTTGAACCTTTTTGGGTTAAGATTCGTTTGTTTGTTGGGATATTTAATTGAGTGATCGGAGTGATGGGTAACAATTGAAGTCTAAAGCTAAAGCTTGTGTAGGTATTTTATAGCGAATAGATGGGGAAGGACTCGAAGCCAAAGGACGCGGGTGGTAAAGGGAAGGGGAAGGCAAAACAAGGAGGTTCCGGAGCCGATGAAAGCGCTTCCAAAGGAAAGGGAAAATCCGGAAAAGCTGCTGCCGATGGCCTCGGAACTTGTACTTATGTTAAAGGTTTCCTCacctttctctttccttttcttcaatcctatttacgaggCTTAATTTCTGAAGATTTAGGGATCTGGGTCCATCATTcttactttctttttcttcaatttgTTGTTTAGCAAGGCATATACTGTCCGAGAAGCAGGGAAAAATCAATGAAGCGTATAAGAAGTTGCAGGACGGTTGGCTTAGCAATGGAGACAAAGTTCCACCAGCTGAGTTT containing:
- the LOC103503344 gene encoding uncharacterized protein LOC103503344 isoform X4, whose amino-acid sequence is MGKDSKPKDAGGKGKGKAKQGGSGADESASKGKGKSGKAAADGLGTCTYVKARHILSEKQGKINEAYKKLQDGWLSNGDKVPPAEFAKLAAEYSECPSGKKGGDLGWFPRGKMAGPFQEVAFATQVGATSAPFKSTHGYHIILCEGRKN
- the LOC103503344 gene encoding uncharacterized protein LOC103503344 isoform X2, with the translated sequence MGKDSKPKDAGGKGKGKAKQGGSGADESASKGKGKSGKAAADGLGTCTYVKARHILSEKQGKINEAYKKLQDGWLSNGDKVPPAEFAKVQLNTQSALQGRKVGTLDGFRVERWLALFKRLHSPHKLEQPVHHSSQRMGTILSCVKEERIRRSCIQANPKFGAME
- the LOC103503344 gene encoding uncharacterized protein LOC103503344 isoform X3, whose amino-acid sequence is MGKDSKPKDAGGKGKGKAKQGGSGADESASKGKGKSGKAAADGLGTCTYVKARHILSEKQGKINEAYKKLQDGWLSNGDKVPPAEFAKVLAAEYSECPSGKKGGDLGWFPRGKMAGPFQEVAFATQVGATSAPFKSTHGYHIILCEGRKN